One genomic region from Vicinamibacteria bacterium encodes:
- a CDS encoding CRTAC1 family protein, whose translation MRSATRILLVALLVGVAAWAAPPLKFDPIVFDEVAAKRGVRFVTNSGRTQRKHQPETMVSGVALLDYNNDGWLDIYVVNGANMTSLEKTGPEQWNRLYRNNGDGTFTDVTEAAGVAGRGYDLGVATGDYDNDGYTDIFVAGLRRNTLFHNNGNGTFTDVTEAAGLAQPDPKYGRLWAVAAAFVDYDHDGWLDLFVSNYCVWDPAHEPLCGKPESPDYCHPKQYQGLPNSLFHNNRNGTFTDVSVPSGIRAHIGKGMGIGVADFDDDGWMDLFVANDTLPSFLFMNNRNGTFTESAFERGVALTERAEPVAGMGADARDVDNDGRPDIFQTALANETFPLFKNLGGGLFEEVTARSGIATLSRARSGWGAGIVDLNNDGWKDLFVACADVMDPGGNFRERVPMANAVFVNLKDGRFADGSADAGEQFARKAVHRGAAFGDIDNDGRIDVVVTSLDGALELWHNVSPTPNHWLLIKTVGTKSNREGMGAKIKVVTASGAQYNHVNTAVGYGGASDRRVHFGLGPDRVVSELTITWPSGRVQTLKQVPADQILSVREPE comes from the coding sequence GTGCGGTCCGCCACTCGAATCCTTCTGGTCGCTCTCCTGGTCGGAGTCGCGGCCTGGGCTGCTCCCCCCCTGAAGTTCGATCCCATCGTCTTCGATGAGGTCGCGGCCAAGCGCGGCGTGCGCTTCGTCACCAACTCGGGCCGGACGCAGCGCAAGCACCAGCCGGAGACGATGGTCTCCGGGGTCGCTCTCCTCGACTACAACAACGACGGTTGGCTCGACATCTACGTGGTCAACGGCGCGAACATGACCAGCCTGGAGAAGACGGGCCCGGAGCAGTGGAACCGTCTCTACCGGAACAACGGCGACGGCACATTTACCGACGTTACCGAGGCCGCGGGGGTGGCGGGCCGGGGCTACGACCTGGGGGTGGCCACCGGAGACTACGACAACGACGGCTACACCGACATCTTCGTGGCCGGCTTGCGGAGGAACACCCTCTTCCACAACAACGGAAACGGGACGTTCACGGATGTCACCGAGGCGGCGGGCCTGGCCCAACCCGACCCCAAATACGGCCGGCTCTGGGCGGTCGCCGCCGCTTTCGTGGACTACGACCACGACGGCTGGCTGGACCTCTTCGTCTCTAACTACTGCGTCTGGGACCCGGCCCACGAGCCTCTGTGCGGCAAGCCCGAATCACCCGACTACTGCCACCCGAAGCAATATCAGGGCCTTCCGAACTCGCTCTTCCACAACAACCGCAACGGGACCTTCACCGATGTCTCGGTCCCCTCCGGCATCCGCGCCCACATCGGGAAGGGGATGGGCATCGGCGTCGCCGACTTCGACGACGACGGTTGGATGGACTTATTCGTCGCCAACGATACCCTGCCCTCCTTCCTGTTCATGAACAACCGCAACGGCACCTTCACGGAGTCCGCCTTCGAACGGGGGGTGGCCTTGACCGAACGCGCGGAGCCCGTCGCGGGCATGGGCGCAGACGCCCGTGACGTCGACAACGACGGCCGGCCCGACATCTTTCAGACCGCACTCGCGAACGAGACCTTCCCTCTCTTCAAGAACCTTGGGGGGGGGCTCTTCGAGGAGGTCACCGCCCGCTCCGGAATCGCCACCCTGTCGCGCGCGCGTTCCGGGTGGGGCGCTGGCATCGTGGACCTCAACAACGACGGCTGGAAGGACCTGTTCGTGGCCTGCGCCGATGTCATGGACCCCGGCGGGAACTTCCGCGAGCGCGTGCCCATGGCCAACGCCGTCTTCGTCAACCTCAAGGATGGTCGCTTCGCGGACGGGAGCGCCGATGCGGGCGAGCAGTTCGCGCGCAAAGCGGTCCACCGGGGTGCGGCCTTCGGCGACATCGACAACGACGGCCGCATCGACGTCGTCGTCACCTCCCTCGACGGCGCGCTCGAGCTGTGGCACAACGTCTCCCCCACGCCAAACCACTGGCTGCTCATCAAGACCGTGGGCACCAAGAGCAACCGCGAGGGCATGGGCGCGAAGATCAAGGTCGTCACCGCGTCCGGCGCCCAGTACAACCACGTCAACACGGCGGTGGGGTACGGCGGCGCGTCCGACCGCCGTGTTCACTTCGGGCTGGGCCCGGACCGCGTGGTCTCCGAGCTGACCATCACGTGGCCCTCAGGGAGGGTGCAGACCCTGAAGCAAGTGCCGGCCGACCAGATCCTGTCGGTGCGCGAGCCCGAGTAG
- a CDS encoding tetratricopeptide repeat protein, whose translation MSGSCRGPHTRRLLAGLLLSGLFASEAVAQTGSDPATALESAIASAEESLRQSDLSSAERHYREALFEGWLLTGELERVERRSGVAREAVRNASLFTVETPPALRLLATAHLQLGETAPAVQILSELAGKGTTDAATLRLLAKALAADGQPERAVQKLDEASSAATDDPEEAFLLATEYLWLKRVDAAALLFARVVQARPIPQTRVLVGRAYRDAGEYERARSELRAALDQDPSVHRAHYYLGMVMLADAGAGPDRLERAVGEFRKELKNNPHDALTNDQLGTALLEAGRPAEALSALEAAVGEEARSAFVYHLGRCQLALERPGDALSSSRRALDLAREQGAGEAEVAQIHYQLGLALRKLGSAQEAVAQLAEARRMTNQGTDASGEAAARGSFAAALDSQNETSSLSALSPGQRAALRTRVRLSLARAYFNLGVLQAQGQRFAPAAEFFRRAAEAEPDFPQVQSSLGVAYFNARQFDKATEPLTRAVATSPENPGLKRMLAMSWLNTEAWAKAAALLQDDPERRTDGSLQFAYGLALLLSGRAAEAETVLAMLLKEQGDSPELSVLLGQAQADQRKYDEAARALERAVRLKAEVAGGRATLGLVYWKQKRLADAEATLRTELMAHPTDLQSQQNLALVLDAQNRREEAIVLLRDALQTKPDFADAHYLLGRILRTQGTLGEAVEHLEAAARLDPGDAGIHDELGRAYQAQGRREQARQEFGASQKLKAKRGGDSP comes from the coding sequence GTGTCCGGAAGTTGTCGCGGGCCTCACACTCGCCGCCTCCTGGCGGGCCTCCTCCTGAGCGGCCTCTTCGCTTCGGAGGCGGTGGCCCAGACGGGATCGGACCCAGCCACGGCTCTCGAGTCGGCCATAGCCTCCGCCGAAGAGAGCCTGCGGCAGAGCGACCTTTCCTCCGCGGAGAGACACTACCGCGAGGCCCTGTTCGAGGGCTGGTTGTTGACGGGCGAGCTGGAGAGGGTCGAGAGGCGGTCCGGGGTGGCGCGGGAGGCGGTGCGCAACGCCTCGCTCTTCACGGTCGAGACCCCTCCCGCGCTCCGCTTGCTGGCCACCGCCCACCTCCAGTTGGGGGAGACCGCGCCGGCCGTGCAGATCTTGAGCGAACTCGCGGGGAAAGGCACGACGGACGCGGCGACCCTCCGCCTCCTCGCCAAGGCCCTTGCCGCCGACGGGCAGCCCGAGCGAGCCGTGCAGAAGCTGGACGAGGCCAGTTCGGCGGCCACCGACGACCCGGAAGAGGCATTCCTGCTCGCCACCGAGTACCTGTGGTTGAAGAGAGTGGATGCCGCCGCGCTCCTGTTCGCGCGCGTCGTCCAGGCGCGGCCGATTCCGCAGACCCGCGTTCTCGTGGGCCGCGCTTACCGCGACGCCGGCGAGTACGAACGCGCGCGATCTGAGCTGCGGGCGGCCCTCGACCAGGACCCGAGCGTGCATCGCGCCCACTACTACCTGGGCATGGTGATGTTGGCGGATGCGGGAGCCGGGCCCGATCGGCTGGAGAGGGCAGTAGGTGAGTTTCGAAAGGAGCTCAAGAACAACCCGCACGATGCGCTCACCAACGATCAGCTGGGCACCGCGCTGCTGGAGGCAGGGCGGCCGGCGGAGGCATTGTCGGCCTTGGAGGCCGCAGTCGGAGAGGAGGCGCGCTCTGCTTTTGTCTACCACCTCGGGCGTTGCCAGCTCGCCCTCGAGCGGCCGGGGGACGCGTTGTCCTCGTCTCGGCGTGCCTTGGACCTCGCCCGGGAGCAGGGGGCCGGCGAGGCCGAAGTGGCGCAAATTCATTACCAGCTTGGCTTGGCGCTCAGAAAGCTAGGGTCGGCGCAGGAGGCGGTCGCCCAACTGGCCGAGGCCCGGCGCATGACCAACCAGGGGACAGATGCCTCGGGGGAGGCTGCGGCCAGGGGCTCGTTTGCCGCCGCCCTTGACTCCCAGAACGAGACCTCCTCCCTCTCCGCGCTGTCCCCCGGACAACGGGCGGCGCTGAGGACGCGGGTGAGGCTGAGCCTGGCGCGCGCCTATTTCAACCTGGGCGTTCTGCAGGCCCAGGGCCAGCGCTTCGCACCCGCGGCGGAGTTCTTCCGGAGGGCGGCGGAGGCCGAACCCGACTTCCCCCAGGTCCAGTCCTCCCTCGGTGTGGCCTACTTCAACGCTCGGCAATTCGACAAGGCCACCGAACCCCTGACCCGCGCCGTGGCCACCAGCCCGGAGAACCCGGGCTTGAAGCGCATGCTGGCGATGTCCTGGCTCAACACCGAGGCCTGGGCCAAGGCGGCGGCCCTGCTGCAAGACGACCCGGAGCGCAGAACGGACGGATCCTTGCAGTTTGCCTACGGCCTCGCCCTGCTGCTCAGCGGCCGCGCAGCCGAGGCGGAGACGGTCTTGGCCATGCTTCTCAAGGAGCAAGGCGATTCGCCCGAGCTCAGCGTGCTACTGGGCCAAGCGCAGGCGGACCAGAGGAAGTACGACGAGGCCGCTCGGGCGCTCGAGCGAGCGGTCCGGCTCAAGGCGGAGGTGGCGGGGGGCCGCGCAACCCTGGGCCTTGTCTATTGGAAGCAGAAGCGCCTGGCGGACGCCGAGGCCACCCTGCGCACGGAGCTCATGGCGCATCCCACCGACCTGCAGTCGCAGCAGAACCTCGCGCTCGTCCTCGACGCACAGAATCGGCGGGAGGAGGCGATCGTTCTCTTGCGCGACGCCCTCCAAACGAAGCCGGACTTCGCCGATGCTCACTACTTGCTGGGTAGGATCCTGCGCACCCAGGGCACCCTCGGGGAAGCGGTGGAACACCTGGAAGCGGCCGCGCGCCTGGACCCAGGGGACGCCGGCATTCACGATGAGCTGGGGCGGGCCTACCAGGCTCAGGGCCGCAGGGAGCAGGCCCGGCAGGAGTTTGGGGCTTCCCAGAAGCTCAAGGCCAAGAGGGGAGGAGACAGCCCGTGA
- a CDS encoding CRTAC1 family protein gives MKLTLGLVLLWLLAASGLAQLASPTPKPLFRDIAREAGITFQHHAAPEKKFIVESMSGGVALLDFDNDGLLDIYLTDSLTVDTAKNPRAARSALYRNLGNGKFEDVTEKAGVGHPGWAMGVCTADVDGDGWPDIYVTGLGRNYLYHNNHDGTFTDIAEQAGVAGGGWSAGCGFADYDRDGNLDLFVSRYVKIDLDDLPAFGSGKTCQYRGIAVQCGPRGLPGESDLLFHNDGNGHFTEVSEKAGVSDPRHYFGLGVAWFDYNGDGWPDLYVANDSGPSYLYENQKDGTFKEVAFPMGVAVSEDGGEQGGMGVAVGDYDNSGRFSIYKTNFVEEYNSLFHNEGDHFADVSFRSKTAPSSLPYVKWGTAFFDYDNDGFLDIISVNGHVYPQIGLSRLGPSAGYRQRKLLYHNRGDGTFDEVAEQFGAALTEPRVSRGLAVGDLDNDGRLDVVVNDLDGNAQVLHNELADVGNWLRVKLKGKGRMTDAIGAVVTVKAGRLRLTRLVQSGTGYLSQDDMRSHFGLAHEPQADSIEVRWPDGTITRRERVKANQQVEIEQPR, from the coding sequence GTGAAGCTCACCCTGGGTCTGGTTCTCTTATGGCTCCTCGCGGCTTCGGGCTTGGCGCAGCTCGCGAGCCCCACGCCGAAGCCGCTTTTCCGCGACATCGCGCGCGAGGCAGGAATCACCTTCCAACACCACGCCGCACCGGAGAAGAAATTCATCGTGGAGTCCATGAGCGGCGGGGTCGCCCTGCTCGACTTCGACAACGACGGGCTCCTCGATATCTACTTAACCGACTCCCTGACCGTGGACACGGCCAAGAACCCGAGAGCGGCTCGCAGCGCGCTCTACCGGAACCTGGGCAACGGGAAGTTCGAAGACGTGACGGAAAAGGCCGGGGTGGGGCACCCGGGCTGGGCGATGGGGGTGTGCACGGCGGATGTGGACGGAGACGGCTGGCCGGACATCTACGTCACTGGCCTAGGCCGGAACTATCTCTATCACAACAACCACGACGGCACCTTCACCGACATCGCGGAACAAGCGGGGGTCGCGGGGGGCGGCTGGTCCGCGGGTTGCGGCTTCGCCGACTACGACCGGGACGGCAACCTCGACCTCTTCGTCAGCCGCTACGTGAAGATCGACCTCGACGACCTGCCCGCCTTCGGCAGCGGCAAGACCTGCCAATATCGCGGCATCGCGGTGCAGTGTGGGCCCCGGGGTCTCCCCGGAGAGTCGGACCTCCTTTTCCACAACGACGGCAACGGGCACTTCACCGAGGTCAGCGAGAAGGCCGGGGTCTCCGATCCGCGCCACTATTTCGGGCTGGGGGTCGCTTGGTTCGACTACAACGGCGACGGCTGGCCGGACCTGTACGTGGCCAACGACTCCGGGCCGAGCTATCTCTACGAGAACCAGAAGGACGGGACGTTCAAAGAGGTCGCCTTCCCCATGGGGGTGGCGGTGAGCGAGGACGGGGGCGAGCAGGGGGGGATGGGCGTGGCCGTGGGTGACTACGACAACAGCGGTCGGTTCAGCATCTACAAGACGAACTTCGTGGAGGAGTACAACAGCCTCTTCCACAACGAGGGCGACCACTTCGCCGACGTCTCCTTCCGCTCGAAGACCGCCCCCAGCAGCCTGCCCTACGTCAAGTGGGGCACGGCCTTCTTCGATTACGACAACGACGGGTTCCTGGACATCATCTCCGTCAACGGCCACGTCTACCCCCAGATTGGCCTGTCTCGTCTGGGCCCCTCCGCGGGCTACCGGCAGCGGAAGCTGCTCTATCACAACCGCGGGGACGGAACATTCGACGAGGTCGCGGAGCAGTTCGGGGCTGCGCTCACGGAGCCGAGGGTGAGCCGCGGTCTGGCCGTGGGCGACCTCGACAACGACGGGCGGCTGGACGTCGTCGTCAACGACCTCGACGGCAACGCCCAGGTGCTGCACAACGAGCTGGCCGACGTCGGCAACTGGCTCCGCGTGAAGCTCAAGGGCAAGGGTCGGATGACCGACGCCATCGGGGCCGTGGTCACCGTGAAGGCAGGCAGGCTCCGTCTGACGCGCCTCGTCCAGAGCGGGACCGGTTATCTCTCCCAGGACGACATGCGGTCGCATTTCGGCCTCGCCCACGAGCCGCAGGCGGACTCGATCGAGGTCCGGTGGCCGGACGGAACCATCACCCGGCGGGAGAGGGTGAAGGCGAACCAACAGGTGGAGATCGAGCAGCCTCGGTGA